A genome region from Gemmatimonadota bacterium includes the following:
- a CDS encoding UPF0175 family protein, which yields MASWQIKQLEKMSETDPDLIDDVLHHLHQSNPVLLEKLVIGAYLDRDINLGKAAELLGLHREELRQRFLKQGIPLREGSQSVDELKAEIAAADQMGDHY from the coding sequence ATGGCTTCTTGGCAAATTAAGCAACTCGAAAAAATGAGCGAAACGGACCCCGATTTGATAGATGATGTACTCCATCATCTACACCAATCAAACCCTGTACTCCTTGAAAAACTTGTAATAGGTGCCTATCTCGATCGCGATATTAACCTCGGTAAGGCAGCGGAACTTCTCGGTCTCCATCGAGAAGAACTGAGACAACGTTTCCTCAAACAGGGCATTCCGCTGAGAGAAGGGAGTCAATCCGTCGATGAATTAAAAGCTGAAATTGCTGCTGCTGATCAAATGGGTGATCATTATTGA